A single region of the Pseudomonas solani genome encodes:
- a CDS encoding DUF2188 domain-containing protein: MGCYHISPTDKGWELRKEGATRPSKTASERSELLDCIGNFMQNRAGTVKVHSEDGSVEQELRYPPARRFHDQASG, from the coding sequence ATGGGCTGTTATCACATTTCCCCGACGGACAAGGGGTGGGAATTGCGCAAGGAAGGTGCAACGCGCCCGTCGAAGACCGCCAGCGAACGATCCGAGCTGCTCGATTGCATCGGCAACTTCATGCAGAACCGTGCGGGGACGGTAAAGGTGCACAGCGAAGACGGCAGTGTCGAACAGGAGCTGCGCTACCCGCCCGCCCGCCGCTTTCACGACCAGGCGAGCGGCTAG
- a CDS encoding YgaP family membrane protein produces MVAFEPQSRENAARPHNVEGWERFLCIAGGLVMVGTGLRQGGLVGWLRAGTGGVVLARGLTGQCPAKRVIAERRDEIEALKARIEEAAAKLAELHRNA; encoded by the coding sequence ATGGTCGCTTTCGAACCGCAGTCCCGCGAAAACGCTGCCCGCCCCCATAACGTCGAGGGCTGGGAACGCTTCCTGTGCATCGCCGGTGGCCTGGTGATGGTCGGCACAGGCCTGCGCCAGGGTGGCCTGGTGGGCTGGCTGCGCGCCGGCACCGGGGGCGTGGTACTCGCCCGTGGCCTCACGGGGCAGTGCCCGGCGAAACGGGTGATCGCCGAACGCCGCGACGAGATCGAAGCGCTCAAGGCGCGCATCGAAGAGGCCGCCGCCAAGCTGGCCGAGCTGCATCGCAACGCCTGA
- a CDS encoding cysteine hydrolase family protein, with protein MHDPRKSALLIIDMQVALYEGPDKPWQAELLLTRVNQLIARARAAGAPIFAARFAGPEGSPVAPGSKGWALHPRLEVDPARDRIFDKNRPSCFSGTRLDDWLRDASIGELVVVGMKTQYCIDSTCRAAADLGYRVVLAEDAHSCMDTPALDAAAIIRHHNLTLSGPFARLVKTDDVSFL; from the coding sequence ATGCACGACCCGCGCAAATCCGCCCTGCTGATCATCGACATGCAGGTGGCGCTCTATGAAGGACCGGACAAGCCCTGGCAGGCCGAGCTGCTGCTGACCCGGGTCAACCAGTTGATCGCCCGTGCCCGCGCTGCCGGTGCGCCGATCTTCGCCGCACGCTTCGCCGGGCCGGAAGGCTCGCCGGTGGCGCCAGGCAGCAAGGGCTGGGCACTGCACCCGCGCCTGGAGGTGGACCCTGCCCGCGACCGCATCTTCGACAAGAACCGCCCCAGCTGCTTCTCCGGCACCCGCCTGGACGACTGGCTGCGCGATGCCTCCATCGGCGAGCTGGTGGTCGTGGGCATGAAGACCCAGTACTGCATCGACAGCACCTGCCGCGCCGCCGCCGACCTGGGCTACCGCGTGGTGCTGGCGGAAGACGCCCACAGCTGCATGGACACCCCCGCGCTGGACGCCGCCGCGATCATCCGCCATCACAACCTGACATTGTCGGGGCCGTTCGCCCGATTGGTGAAGACCGATGATGTGAGTTTTCTCTGA
- a CDS encoding CZB domain-containing protein, protein MHHEIGQSFFRAGIELANLAELSLKASVYDAILSGEPDASTLPTEEQCPFGRWYYGNGNAALRGNLQFRLIERPHEQVHHAGAAAIDAFAQGRLDTTLEQLALMEDSNVEVMDIVKKVLAEHEKGLQVPARSSAAAPLLRVVGAD, encoded by the coding sequence ATGCACCACGAGATCGGCCAATCCTTCTTCCGCGCCGGCATCGAACTGGCCAACCTCGCCGAGCTCTCGCTCAAGGCCTCGGTCTACGACGCCATCCTCAGCGGCGAACCGGACGCCAGCACTCTGCCGACCGAGGAACAATGCCCCTTCGGCCGCTGGTACTACGGCAACGGCAACGCCGCGCTGCGCGGCAACCTCCAGTTCCGCCTGATCGAACGCCCCCACGAACAGGTTCACCACGCCGGCGCCGCCGCCATCGACGCCTTCGCCCAGGGCCGGCTCGACACCACCCTCGAGCAGCTGGCGCTGATGGAGGACTCCAACGTCGAGGTGATGGACATCGTCAAGAAGGTCCTGGCGGAGCATGAGAAGGGCTTGCAGGTGCCGGCCCGAAGCTCGGCGGCGGCCCCCTTGCTGAGAGTTGTCGGCGCCGATTGA
- the pdxR gene encoding MocR-like pyridoxine biosynthesis transcription factor PdxR, with the protein MELHIVINGRKDLAQQLYRQLRDAIEDGRLASGARLPPSRLLAEQLGISRKTVADTYAQLTYEDYLVGRIGSGTFVNARAATRVRSRFASELAEADFIRHWQDVPIPFRHPTLEGTLRYDFIGGATARSQFPHDDWRRCTQHALRQMASARGFYGQPEGVEALRQAIARHISFARGVRCTGDDVIVCSGAQQALDLLARVMLQPGSVVAMEDPGYTPARLLFGIQGAQVASIPVDAEGMRVDAIPDGTRLIYVTPSHQFPLGMPMSPARREALLQRARELGAIVIEDDYDSEFRYEGRPTDSLQSMDEHGVVAYVGTFSKTLLPELRLGYAILPGVLLEPLIKVKQITDWHSSTLPQWALAKFIDEGSLHKHIRRCHAVYSSRRERILARVAGDLAPWFDAVPAVAGAHMALLCKVPIDLPLLMEQARKVEVGLYPLAPFYHQQAPQSGLLLGFGAIETLDIDPALDRVRDILLRIA; encoded by the coding sequence ATGGAACTGCACATCGTCATCAATGGCCGCAAGGACCTCGCCCAGCAGCTCTACCGCCAGTTGCGCGACGCCATCGAGGACGGCCGCCTCGCGAGCGGCGCCCGGCTGCCACCGAGCCGCCTGCTGGCCGAGCAACTGGGCATCTCGCGCAAGACGGTGGCCGACACCTACGCCCAGCTCACCTACGAGGACTACCTGGTGGGCCGCATCGGCAGCGGCACCTTCGTCAACGCCCGGGCGGCAACGCGGGTGCGCAGCCGCTTCGCCTCGGAACTGGCCGAAGCGGACTTCATCCGTCACTGGCAGGACGTCCCCATCCCCTTCCGCCACCCGACCCTGGAAGGCACCCTGCGCTACGACTTCATCGGCGGCGCCACCGCACGCAGCCAGTTCCCCCATGACGACTGGCGCCGCTGCACCCAGCACGCCCTGCGGCAGATGGCCTCCGCCCGTGGCTTCTACGGCCAGCCGGAAGGGGTGGAAGCCCTGCGCCAGGCCATCGCCCGGCACATCAGCTTCGCCCGTGGGGTGCGTTGCACGGGGGATGATGTGATCGTCTGCAGCGGTGCCCAGCAGGCCCTGGACCTGCTCGCCCGGGTCATGCTGCAACCCGGCAGCGTCGTCGCCATGGAAGACCCCGGCTACACCCCGGCGCGCCTGCTGTTCGGCATCCAGGGCGCCCAGGTGGCGAGCATCCCGGTGGACGCCGAAGGCATGCGTGTGGACGCCATCCCCGATGGCACGCGGCTGATCTACGTCACCCCCTCGCACCAGTTCCCCCTGGGCATGCCCATGAGCCCGGCACGACGCGAGGCGCTGCTGCAGCGGGCGCGCGAACTCGGCGCCATCGTCATCGAAGACGACTACGACAGCGAGTTCCGCTACGAAGGGCGCCCCACCGATTCCCTGCAAAGCATGGACGAGCACGGCGTGGTGGCCTATGTCGGCACCTTCTCCAAGACCCTGCTGCCGGAGCTGCGCCTGGGTTACGCCATCCTCCCCGGCGTACTGCTGGAGCCGCTGATCAAGGTCAAGCAGATCACAGACTGGCACAGCTCCACCCTGCCCCAATGGGCCCTGGCCAAGTTCATCGATGAAGGCTCGCTGCACAAGCACATCCGTCGCTGCCACGCCGTCTACAGCAGCCGTCGCGAACGCATCCTGGCGCGGGTGGCGGGGGATCTCGCGCCCTGGTTCGACGCCGTGCCGGCAGTGGCCGGGGCGCACATGGCGCTGCTGTGCAAGGTGCCGATCGACCTGCCGCTGCTGATGGAGCAGGCGCGCAAGGTCGAGGTGGGGCTCTACCCGCTGGCGCCCTTCTATCACCAGCAAGCCCCCCAGTCCGGCCTGCTGCTGGGTTTCGGCGCCATCGAAACCCTGGATATCGACCCGGCCCTGGACCGCGTGCGCGACATCCTCCTGCGCATCGCCTGA
- a CDS encoding efflux RND transporter periplasmic adaptor subunit: MNTRMAPGLLLAAVLLAGCQEHEAPKPVQRVLVQSIEAADFSAEVRLTGDIQARVEAQQAFRVGGKIIERLADVGDQVKAQQVLARLDPQEQLSNLDTANAAVEAQRAQLKEAELNFERQRKLLPKGYTSQSEFDQAQAQLRATRSALEAAEAQAANARDMLAYTELKASADGVITTRHAEVGQVVQATVPIFTLAREGERDAVFNVYESLFDQQLESQDVVVALLGQPDISAKGQVREITPTIDPQSGTLKVKVALEQVPPQMNLGAVVTTLLRPRSGDGVLLPWSALSKSGRQPAVWLVDTEQRVSLHKVGAVRYASGKVLVGKGLEAGQKVVIAGGQLLHPGQRVEIARAEQAAEPDKAAAVREDQAAPQPQVEGSVPHE; encoded by the coding sequence ATGAATACCCGCATGGCCCCCGGCCTTCTGCTGGCCGCCGTGCTGCTCGCCGGCTGCCAGGAACACGAGGCACCCAAGCCGGTGCAGCGCGTGCTGGTGCAGAGCATCGAGGCCGCCGACTTCAGCGCCGAGGTGCGCCTCACCGGCGACATCCAGGCCCGCGTCGAAGCGCAACAGGCCTTCCGTGTCGGCGGCAAGATCATCGAGCGCCTGGCGGACGTGGGCGATCAGGTCAAGGCCCAGCAAGTGCTGGCGCGCCTCGACCCGCAGGAGCAGCTCAGCAACCTCGACACCGCCAATGCCGCCGTGGAAGCCCAGCGCGCCCAGCTCAAGGAGGCCGAACTGAACTTCGAGCGGCAACGCAAGCTGCTGCCCAAGGGCTACACCAGCCAAAGCGAATTCGACCAGGCCCAGGCGCAGCTGCGCGCCACCCGCAGCGCCCTGGAAGCGGCCGAAGCCCAGGCCGCCAACGCCCGCGACATGCTGGCCTACACCGAGCTCAAGGCCTCCGCCGATGGGGTGATCACTACCCGCCACGCGGAAGTCGGCCAGGTGGTGCAGGCCACGGTGCCGATCTTCACCCTGGCCCGTGAAGGCGAGCGCGATGCGGTGTTCAACGTCTACGAATCACTGTTCGACCAGCAGCTGGAGAGCCAGGACGTGGTCGTCGCCCTCCTCGGCCAGCCGGACATCAGCGCCAAGGGCCAGGTGCGCGAAATCACCCCCACCATCGACCCGCAGAGCGGCACCCTCAAGGTCAAGGTGGCGCTGGAGCAGGTGCCGCCACAGATGAACCTCGGCGCCGTGGTCACCACGCTGCTCAGGCCCCGCAGCGGCGATGGCGTGTTACTGCCCTGGTCGGCGCTGTCCAAATCCGGGCGCCAGCCGGCGGTGTGGCTGGTGGACACGGAGCAGCGGGTATCGCTGCACAAGGTCGGCGCGGTGCGCTACGCCAGCGGCAAGGTGCTGGTGGGCAAGGGCCTGGAAGCGGGCCAGAAGGTGGTGATCGCCGGCGGCCAGCTGCTGCACCCCGGCCAGCGCGTGGAAATTGCCCGGGCCGAACAGGCGGCAGAGCCCGACAAGGCCGCCGCCGTGCGTGAGGACCAGGCCGCGCCGCAGCCCCAGGTCGAAGGGAGCGTGCCCCATGAATGA
- the egtB gene encoding ergothioneine biosynthesis protein EgtB gives MNSTALLDRYLQVRQHSEALVAPLSDEDMVVQSMPDASPAKWHLAHTTWFFETFLLAPRLPEYTVFDPTFAYLFNSYYEALGPRQPRPQRGLLTRPPVARLMAYRRYIDENMHVLLQGGVTDEISALVELGLAHEQQHQELLLMDVLHLFSLSPLQPAYSPRWREPGSDRPARFVALAGGLVEIGHDGQGFAFDNEGPRHKVFLQPFQIADRLVSNAQWLAFIEAGGYSRADLWLSEGWARVQEEGWEAPMYWRRGDEGWMEMGLGGLHPLQDASPVTHISYYEACAYAAWADARLPSEAEWEVAARAGLLGQVEDCAWQWTASAYTPYPGFHPSAGAVGEYNGKFMVSQMVLRGGASITPAGHARPSYRNFFYPAQRWMFSGLRLARDARTGEDASEHEGFAEDVRSGLGAPTKSLPPKYFYDATGSELFEAICRTREYYPTRMETALLREIAEELSTVIPRGAALVEFGSGASLKTRLLLDAAPQIGLYLPIDISESALRKATTMLEGAYPELRVLPQVGDFTHLPHLPPAAASRARVAFFPGSTLGNFTPAEALRFLRSVRRFLGREARLILGLDMQKDVATLEAAYDDADGITAQFNKNLLTRINRELGGDFDLDAFTHLARWNPQDSCMEMFLVSHQDQEVRAAGRRFHFAAGERLHTECSHKYSLEGIAEMAAESGWHLARHWLSPEPQVGIFVLEGS, from the coding sequence ATGAACAGCACCGCATTGCTCGATCGCTACCTGCAAGTCCGCCAGCACAGCGAAGCCCTGGTAGCCCCCCTGAGCGACGAAGACATGGTCGTGCAGTCCATGCCCGACGCCAGCCCGGCCAAGTGGCACCTGGCCCACACCACCTGGTTCTTCGAGACCTTCCTGCTGGCCCCGCGCCTGCCCGAGTACACGGTCTTCGACCCCACCTTCGCCTACCTCTTCAACTCCTATTACGAAGCCCTGGGCCCGCGCCAGCCTCGCCCGCAACGGGGCTTGCTGACCCGCCCACCGGTGGCCCGGCTGATGGCCTACCGGCGCTACATCGACGAGAACATGCATGTGTTGCTGCAGGGCGGCGTGACGGACGAGATCAGCGCGCTGGTGGAACTGGGCCTGGCCCACGAGCAGCAGCACCAGGAACTGTTGCTCATGGATGTGCTGCACCTGTTCAGCCTCTCGCCCCTGCAGCCCGCCTACTCCCCCCGCTGGCGCGAGCCGGGCAGTGATCGGCCCGCGCGTTTCGTTGCCCTGGCCGGTGGGCTGGTGGAGATCGGCCACGACGGTCAGGGTTTCGCCTTCGATAACGAAGGGCCGCGTCACAAGGTGTTCCTGCAACCCTTCCAGATCGCCGACCGCCTGGTGAGCAACGCCCAGTGGCTGGCCTTCATCGAGGCGGGCGGCTATTCCCGCGCCGACCTCTGGCTCTCGGAAGGCTGGGCGCGGGTGCAGGAAGAAGGCTGGGAAGCCCCGATGTACTGGCGACGCGGCGATGAAGGCTGGATGGAGATGGGCCTCGGCGGCCTGCACCCGCTGCAAGACGCCTCCCCCGTCACCCATATCAGCTACTACGAAGCCTGTGCCTACGCGGCCTGGGCCGATGCGCGCCTGCCCAGCGAGGCGGAGTGGGAAGTCGCCGCCCGCGCCGGCCTGCTCGGCCAGGTGGAAGATTGCGCCTGGCAATGGACCGCCAGCGCCTATACGCCCTACCCCGGCTTCCACCCCTCCGCCGGGGCCGTGGGCGAGTACAACGGCAAGTTCATGGTCAGCCAGATGGTCCTGCGTGGCGGCGCCAGCATCACCCCGGCCGGGCATGCGCGGCCCAGCTACCGCAACTTCTTCTACCCGGCACAACGCTGGATGTTCTCCGGGCTGCGCCTGGCCCGCGACGCCCGCACTGGTGAAGACGCCAGCGAGCACGAAGGCTTTGCCGAAGACGTGCGCAGCGGGCTGGGTGCACCGACCAAGAGCCTGCCACCGAAATACTTCTACGACGCCACGGGCTCCGAGCTGTTCGAGGCCATCTGCCGCACCCGCGAGTACTACCCCACGCGCATGGAGACGGCGCTGCTGCGCGAGATCGCCGAAGAGCTGTCGACGGTCATCCCCCGTGGCGCGGCGCTGGTGGAGTTCGGCAGCGGCGCCAGCCTGAAGACCCGCCTGCTGCTCGACGCGGCGCCGCAGATCGGCCTCTACCTGCCCATCGACATCAGCGAATCCGCCCTGCGCAAGGCCACAACCATGCTCGAAGGCGCCTACCCCGAGCTGCGGGTGCTGCCCCAGGTCGGCGACTTCACCCACCTGCCGCACCTGCCCCCAGCAGCGGCCTCACGGGCGCGGGTGGCATTCTTCCCCGGCTCCACCCTGGGCAACTTCACCCCGGCGGAGGCGCTGCGCTTCCTGCGTTCGGTGCGGCGCTTCCTCGGGCGCGAGGCGCGGTTGATCCTCGGCCTGGACATGCAGAAGGACGTCGCCACCCTGGAGGCCGCCTACGACGATGCCGACGGCATCACCGCGCAGTTCAACAAGAACCTGCTCACCCGCATCAACCGCGAGCTGGGCGGCGACTTCGACCTCGACGCCTTCACCCACCTGGCCCGCTGGAACCCGCAGGACAGCTGCATGGAGATGTTCCTGGTCAGCCATCAGGACCAGGAGGTGCGTGCGGCCGGCCGGCGCTTCCACTTCGCCGCCGGGGAACGCCTGCACACCGAGTGCTCCCACAAGTACAGCCTGGAAGGCATCGCCGAGATGGCGGCCGAATCCGGCTGGCACCTGGCCCGCCACTGGCTGAGCCCGGAGCCGCAGGTGGGGATATTCGTGCTGGAAGGGAGTTGA
- a CDS encoding efflux RND transporter permease subunit, which translates to MSDAKGGFNLSEWALRHQSFAWYLMAVALVMGVFSYFELGREEDPAFTIKTMVIQTRWPGATVNDTLEQVTDRIEKKLEELDSLDYVKSYTRPGESTVFVYLKDTTDGTEIPDIWYQVRKKIDDIRGEFPQGLQGPAFNDEFGDVYGSLYAFTGDGLSYRQLRDYVERVRLDIRSVKDLGKVQLIGEQDEVFYLNFSTRKLAALGLDQRQVMQSLQAQNSVTPSGVIEAGAERISVRTSGEFRTQADLEAVNLRINDRFYRLADLASIQRSYQDPPTSLFRFNGEPAIGLAVAMRDGGNIQTFGAALHARMQEVTNELPIGVGVHQVSNQAEVVEKAIGGFTSALFEAVIIVLVVSFISLGVRAGLVVACSIPLVLALVFVFMEYSGITMQRISLGALIIALGLLVDDAMITVEMMVTRLELGDSRHDAATYAYTSTAFPMLTGTLVTVAGFVPIGLNASSAGEYTFTLFAVIAVALLLSWIVAVLFAPVIAVHVLPATLKHKEEKKGRMTRLMDRGLRLAMGHRWATILLTVALFGGSLFLMQFVQQQFFPSSDRPELLVDLNLPQNSSIAETRAVMDRFEAKLKGDDDIQRWSSYIGEGAVRFYLPLDQQLQNPYYGQLVIVAKDMDARQRLSARLKQRLRDEFVGISGYVQPLEMGPPVGRPIQYRVSGPDIDKVRDYAMALAARLDANPNVGEMIYDWNEPGRVLKIDIAQDKARQLGLSSEDVAQMMNGVVTGATITQVRDSIYLVNLVGRSAEGERNSPETLENLQIVTPNGTSIPLKAFATVGYELEQPLVWRRDRKPTITLKASVHGDMQPTDLMARLKPEVDDFAAKLPASYRITPGGTVEESGKAQGPIGRVVPLMLFLMATFLMIQLQSVQKMFLVASVAPLGLIGVVLALLPTGTPLGFVAILGVLALIGIIIRNSVILVTQIDEFEREGANPWDAVIEATHHRTRPILLTAAAASLGMLPIAREVFWGPMAFAMIGGIIIATLLTLFFLPALYVAWYRIHEPDDDTPPAQNPQEA; encoded by the coding sequence ATGAGTGATGCCAAGGGCGGCTTCAACCTCTCGGAATGGGCGCTGCGGCACCAATCCTTCGCCTGGTACCTGATGGCCGTGGCGCTGGTGATGGGGGTGTTCTCCTACTTCGAGCTGGGCCGCGAGGAAGACCCGGCCTTCACCATCAAGACCATGGTCATCCAGACCCGCTGGCCCGGCGCCACGGTCAACGACACCCTGGAACAGGTCACCGACCGCATCGAGAAGAAGCTGGAGGAACTGGACAGCCTCGACTACGTGAAGAGCTACACGCGCCCGGGGGAATCCACCGTCTTCGTCTACCTCAAGGACACCACCGACGGCACCGAGATCCCCGACATCTGGTACCAGGTGCGCAAGAAGATCGACGACATCCGCGGCGAATTTCCCCAGGGCCTGCAGGGCCCGGCGTTCAACGACGAGTTCGGCGACGTCTACGGCAGCCTCTACGCCTTCACCGGCGACGGCCTCAGCTACCGCCAGCTGCGCGACTACGTCGAGCGCGTGCGCCTGGACATCCGCAGCGTCAAGGACCTGGGCAAGGTGCAGCTGATCGGCGAGCAGGACGAGGTGTTCTACCTCAACTTCTCCACCCGCAAGCTGGCCGCCCTGGGCCTCGACCAGCGCCAGGTGATGCAGAGCCTGCAGGCACAGAACAGCGTCACGCCCTCGGGGGTGATCGAGGCCGGCGCCGAGCGCATTTCGGTGCGCACCTCCGGCGAATTCCGCACCCAGGCGGACCTGGAGGCGGTGAACCTGCGCATCAACGACCGCTTCTACCGCCTGGCCGACCTGGCCAGCATCCAGCGCAGCTACCAGGACCCGCCCACCTCGCTGTTCCGCTTCAACGGCGAGCCGGCCATCGGCCTGGCCGTGGCCATGCGCGACGGCGGCAATATCCAGACCTTCGGCGCGGCGCTGCATGCGCGCATGCAGGAAGTGACCAACGAGCTGCCCATCGGCGTCGGCGTGCACCAGGTGTCGAACCAGGCCGAGGTGGTGGAGAAGGCCATCGGCGGCTTCACCAGCGCGCTATTCGAGGCGGTGATCATCGTCCTGGTGGTGAGCTTCATCAGCCTCGGCGTGCGCGCCGGCCTGGTGGTGGCCTGCTCGATTCCCCTGGTGCTGGCCCTGGTCTTCGTGTTCATGGAGTACAGCGGCATCACCATGCAGCGCATCTCCCTCGGCGCCCTGATCATCGCCCTCGGCCTGCTGGTGGACGACGCCATGATCACAGTCGAAATGATGGTCACCCGCCTGGAGCTGGGCGATTCGCGGCACGACGCCGCCACCTACGCCTACACCTCCACCGCCTTCCCCATGCTCACCGGCACCCTGGTCACCGTGGCCGGCTTCGTGCCCATCGGCCTCAACGCCAGCTCGGCGGGCGAATACACCTTCACCCTGTTCGCGGTGATCGCCGTCGCCCTGTTGCTGTCGTGGATAGTCGCGGTGCTTTTCGCCCCGGTGATCGCCGTGCACGTGCTGCCCGCCACGCTCAAGCACAAGGAAGAGAAGAAGGGCCGCATGACCCGCCTCATGGACCGCGGCCTGCGCCTGGCCATGGGGCACCGCTGGGCGACCATCCTGCTCACCGTGGCGCTGTTCGGCGGCTCGCTGTTCCTCATGCAGTTCGTCCAGCAGCAGTTCTTCCCCTCCTCCGACCGCCCCGAGCTGCTGGTGGACCTGAACCTGCCGCAGAACAGCAGCATCGCCGAGACCCGCGCGGTGATGGACCGCTTCGAGGCCAAGCTCAAGGGCGATGACGACATCCAGCGCTGGAGCTCCTACATCGGCGAAGGCGCGGTGCGCTTCTACCTGCCCCTCGACCAGCAACTGCAGAACCCCTACTACGGCCAGCTGGTGATAGTCGCCAAGGACATGGACGCCCGGCAGCGCCTGTCCGCCCGCCTCAAGCAGCGCCTGCGCGACGAGTTCGTCGGCATCAGCGGCTACGTGCAGCCCCTGGAGATGGGCCCGCCGGTGGGCCGGCCGATCCAGTACCGGGTCAGCGGCCCGGACATCGACAAGGTGCGCGACTACGCCATGGCGCTGGCCGCGCGGCTGGATGCCAACCCCAACGTCGGCGAGATGATCTACGACTGGAACGAGCCCGGGCGCGTGCTGAAGATCGACATCGCCCAGGACAAGGCGCGCCAGCTGGGCCTCTCCTCCGAGGATGTGGCGCAGATGATGAACGGCGTGGTCACCGGCGCCACCATCACCCAGGTGCGCGACAGCATCTACCTGGTCAACCTGGTGGGCCGCTCCGCCGAGGGCGAACGCAACTCGCCGGAGACCCTGGAAAACCTGCAGATCGTCACCCCCAACGGCACCTCCATCCCGCTCAAGGCCTTCGCCACCGTGGGCTACGAACTGGAGCAACCGCTGGTGTGGCGCCGCGACCGCAAGCCCACCATCACCCTCAAGGCCAGCGTCCACGGCGACATGCAGCCCACCGACCTGATGGCCAGGCTCAAGCCCGAGGTGGACGACTTCGCCGCCAAGCTGCCCGCCTCCTACCGCATCACCCCCGGTGGCACGGTGGAAGAAAGCGGCAAGGCCCAGGGCCCCATCGGCCGGGTGGTGCCGCTGATGCTGTTCCTCATGGCCACCTTCCTGATGATCCAGCTGCAAAGCGTGCAGAAGATGTTCCTGGTGGCCAGCGTGGCGCCCCTGGGGCTGATCGGCGTGGTGCTCGCGCTGCTGCCCACCGGCACGCCGCTGGGCTTCGTGGCCATCCTCGGGGTACTGGCGCTGATCGGCATCATCATCCGCAACTCGGTGATCCTGGTGACCCAGATCGACGAGTTCGAACGCGAGGGCGCCAACCCCTGGGACGCGGTGATCGAAGCCACCCACCACCGCACCCGGCCCATCCTCCTCACCGCCGCGGCCGCCAGCCTGGGCATGCTGCCCATCGCCCGCGAAGTGTTCTGGGGCCCCATGGCCTTCGCCATGATCGGCGGCATCATCATCGCCACCCTGCTCACCCTGTTCTTCCTCCCCGCCCTCTACGTCGCCTGGTATCGCATCCACGAACCTGACGATGACACGCCCCCGGCCCAAAACCCGCAGGAGGCGTAG
- a CDS encoding efflux RND transporter periplasmic adaptor subunit produces the protein MNDATRRACLLPLAALLLAGCGEKEQPPPPPRPVLSLVVQSQHQQSVGHFAGTIQARYETTLGFRTNGRIASRAVDVGDKVAEGALLATLDPTDQQNRLRASEGDRASAEAQWIDAQADARRQEELFTRGVGAKANLDAARTRLKTTRASLDQARAAEQQASDQLAYTRLTTDFDGVVTAWRAEAGQVVAAGQEVVTLARPEVREAVFDLPDDLAGAIPEDARFTVVAQLQGEASTTGHIREMAPQADAATRTRRVRLSLEQTPESFRLGTTVRVELSSPVAPRVSLPASVLVRAEPGAPEDRGQVWVVDENAAVVHRREVQVLRREGDRVLIGKGLADGERVVSAGVNSLKEGQAVKLDEGDRP, from the coding sequence ATGAATGACGCCACCCGCCGCGCCTGCCTGCTGCCCCTGGCCGCCCTGCTCCTCGCCGGCTGCGGCGAGAAGGAACAGCCACCACCACCGCCCCGCCCGGTGCTCAGCCTGGTGGTGCAGAGCCAGCACCAGCAGAGCGTCGGCCACTTCGCCGGCACCATCCAGGCGCGCTACGAAACCACCCTGGGCTTCCGCACCAACGGGCGTATCGCCTCCCGCGCGGTGGATGTCGGCGACAAGGTGGCCGAGGGCGCCCTGCTCGCCACCCTCGACCCCACCGACCAGCAGAACCGCCTGCGTGCCAGCGAGGGCGATCGCGCCAGCGCCGAAGCGCAGTGGATAGACGCCCAGGCCGACGCCCGCCGCCAGGAGGAGCTGTTCACCCGGGGCGTTGGCGCCAAGGCCAACCTCGACGCGGCCCGCACCCGCCTGAAGACCACCCGCGCCAGCCTCGACCAGGCCCGCGCCGCAGAACAGCAGGCCAGCGACCAGCTCGCCTACACCCGCCTGACCACCGATTTCGACGGCGTGGTCACCGCCTGGCGCGCCGAGGCCGGCCAGGTGGTCGCCGCCGGCCAGGAGGTGGTGACCCTGGCCCGCCCGGAAGTGCGCGAAGCCGTGTTCGACCTGCCGGACGACCTCGCCGGGGCCATCCCCGAAGACGCCCGCTTCACCGTGGTCGCCCAATTGCAGGGTGAGGCCAGCACCACCGGCCACATCCGCGAAATGGCGCCCCAGGCCGACGCGGCCACCCGGACCCGCCGGGTGCGCCTGAGCCTGGAGCAGACCCCGGAAAGCTTCCGCCTCGGCACCACGGTGCGGGTGGAGCTGAGCAGCCCCGTGGCACCCCGCGTCAGCCTGCCCGCCAGCGTGCTGGTGCGCGCCGAGCCCGGCGCCCCTGAGGATCGTGGGCAGGTCTGGGTGGTGGACGAGAACGCCGCCGTGGTGCACCGCCGCGAGGTGCAGGTGCTGCGCCGCGAAGGCGATCGCGTGCTGATAGGCAAGGGCCTCGCCGACGGCGAGCGGGTGGTCAGCGCCGGGGTCAACAGCCTCAAGGAAGGCCAAGCGGTGAAACTGGATGAAGGGGATCGGCCATGA